The following coding sequences lie in one Apium graveolens cultivar Ventura chromosome 3, ASM990537v1, whole genome shotgun sequence genomic window:
- the LOC141714509 gene encoding protein FAR1-RELATED SEQUENCE 5-like, which produces MAYQNFGDVMAFDTTYRKNRYAMPFIPFTGVNHHYQSVIFGFALMRDEHASTFEWILCTWLEGVGNNSPLTTITDQDQAMASAIAVVLPNTTHLLCSWHISQKFPEKIAHYYSAFPEFKTGFNNCIYKSLTECVFEARWASFVEKNHLQDHK; this is translated from the coding sequence ATGGCTTACCAAAATTTTGGCGATGTTATGGCTTTTGATACCACTTATCGGAAAAATAGGTATGCAATGCCATTTATCCCATTTACCGGAGTCAATCATCATTATCAATCGGTAATTTTCGGGTTTGCATTGATGCGAGATGAACACGCGTCGACTTTTGAGTGGATTCTTTGTACTTGGCTTGAAGGTGTGGGGAATAATTCTCCATTGACTACAATCACAGATCAAGATCAAGCCATGGCAAGCGCTATTGCGGTTGTACTCCCGAATACTACCCATTTATTGTGTTCTTGGCACATTAGTCAAAAATTCCCTGAGAAAATAGCTCATTATTATTCGGCTTTTCCGGAATTCAAGACGGGCTTCAACAATTGCATTTATAAATCTCTCACCGAATGTGTTTTTGAAGCTAGATGGGCGTCGTTTGTGGAAAAGAATCACTTGCAAGATCATAAATAG